TTCCTCCAGCGTAAAGGCTTTCTCACCTTTCCCCTGTCGTTGACGACCAATTGAGGATGTTGCCCAAGGACCGGCCAGATCTGCTTCGGCCTCCATCCGGTCGATGCGCTGCTCGAACTCCTCGAAGCGCAGCATGGCCGCATGGGAGTCGGCACGGCGCATATCCAGCCCGGCTCGCTTGCGGCCTTTGGCGCGCATGTGGCGCTGGATGAGAAGACGTTGTTTGTCCTTGGCCGAGAGCAGCTTTTCCTCCAGCGTGGCGATATCGGCCTTGTAGCCTTCGATAATTCCCTCGCTTTCGGCCAGTTCCCCGGCCAATCGGTCGGCCTTGACCTCCAATTCTCGCTTTTCTAACAGGGCTTCCCTGGCCATGTCTTCGTAGCCCTTGTCCACGGCCAGGGCGGCTTTGTCTCCCCAGCCCAGGACCTTGGCGTCCACCTGCTCCCATTCCCGGCGAATCCTGACCGCGGCGGCCATGGCCCCGGCGCAGGAGGCCTTGAGTTCCACCAGGGTTTCCTCCATCTCCTGGATCATCAGGCGCAGCAGTTTTTCCGGATCTTCGGCCTTCTCCAACATGGCGTTGATGTTGGAACTGATGATGTCGCGAAATCTGGTGAAAATACCCATAATATGGTCCTCCTTGCGGTTTCCGGGGCGATGTGATCGTTTCAGGAAAAAAGCATATGGCGTGCCAGAATATGATCATCTGGTATTTTAGTGTATTGCGGTGAAAAAGAAACAATGGTGCTTGACGAAGATAGACAGTATTTGGCAGATAGATGCAATCTATGGCGAATATCACCACGAGTGTCTCCGCGATCCCCGAAGCCCTGGGCCGTTCGGACGCCTTCCTGGCCTTGCAAGAGCGCATTGTTGCCGTGGCCAAGGTGAACCGGCCCGTGGTCATCATCGGCGAGCGGGGAACGGGCAAGGAACTGGCCGCGATTCGGTTGCACTACCATTCCCATCGCTGGCAGGGGCCGCTGGTGGCCGTGAATTGCTCGGCTTTGTCCGAGTCGCTTCTGGAATCCGAACTTTTCGGCCATGAGCCGGGAGCCTTCACCGGAGCGGTCCGATTGCGGCGAGGTCGGTTTGAGGCGGCGCACAAGGGCACCCTGTTTTTGGACGAAATCGGTACCATGCCCCTGAACATGCAGGAAAAGATTTTGCGCGTGGCCGAGTACCAAGTCGTGGAACGCCTTGGCGGTTCCTCACCCCTGGAGGTGGACGTCCGGATCATCGCGGCCACCAACGCCGATCTCGTCGCCCTGGTGGCCCAGGGGCGGTTCAAACCCGATCTGCTGGACCGCCTGGCCTTCGAGGTTCTTCGCATTCCACCACTCCGTGAGCGAAATGGAGACGCAGCCCTGCTGGCTGAGCACTTCGCGGCCCGGATGGCCGTGGAACTGGGCCGTTTCGAACCGCCACGCCTGTCTGCGTCCGTGGTCAAGGCCCTGGAAACATATTCCTGGCCGGGTAATGTACGGGAATTGAAAAACGTCGTGGAGCGGGCCGTGTTTCGGGCCAGTGACGCGACAGTGATCAAGGAGCTGACTATGGACCCTTTTGCCGCGACACCGTCAGCGGGAAGCGTCGTCAGCGTGGAGAATACTG
This genomic stretch from Desulfonatronum sp. SC1 harbors:
- a CDS encoding PspA/IM30 family protein, with product MGIFTRFRDIISSNINAMLEKAEDPEKLLRLMIQEMEETLVELKASCAGAMAAAVRIRREWEQVDAKVLGWGDKAALAVDKGYEDMAREALLEKRELEVKADRLAGELAESEGIIEGYKADIATLEEKLLSAKDKQRLLIQRHMRAKGRKRAGLDMRRADSHAAMLRFEEFEQRIDRMEAEADLAGPWATSSIGRQRQGKGEKAFTLEEKFAKLAADEDIERELASLRARNAAPSGPDQTGL
- the pspF gene encoding phage shock protein operon transcriptional activator; this encodes MANITTSVSAIPEALGRSDAFLALQERIVAVAKVNRPVVIIGERGTGKELAAIRLHYHSHRWQGPLVAVNCSALSESLLESELFGHEPGAFTGAVRLRRGRFEAAHKGTLFLDEIGTMPLNMQEKILRVAEYQVVERLGGSSPLEVDVRIIAATNADLVALVAQGRFKPDLLDRLAFEVLRIPPLRERNGDAALLAEHFAARMAVELGRFEPPRLSASVVKALETYSWPGNVRELKNVVERAVFRASDATVIKELTMDPFAATPSAGSVVSVENTEQANLLRRPSQSGMTTTHPGTTKEPVFDQISLPEAMDDLERRRLRQALRQARFNQRRAAEILGLRYHQFRGLYRKHRGDLELEGEAGPGE